A genomic segment from Nicotiana tabacum cultivar K326 chromosome 7, ASM71507v2, whole genome shotgun sequence encodes:
- the LOC107828042 gene encoding thaumatin-like protein 1b codes for MPKPSQYLSFSDFSLPQCLPIFLFFSRCFFTVSTFPFFIPLDLKNPIENENEKQKGNIFETSKSIKHSQFPLTSHYSSPMDRLLITPIFLFLLLITFSLLSEVQSTTFKIVNKCRHTVWPGVLTGADRAPVNPTGFTLKSGKSKTLKMPRSWSGRVWGRTLCSNDPSNGGKFTCVTGDCGSGKVECAGGGAIPPATLAEFTLNGDQGLDFYDVSLVDGYNLPMLIVAKGGTRGGCSATGCLVDLNGACPRDLRVASGKGSHSESVGCKSACLAFNDPIYCCSEAHNTPDTCQPSIYSLFFKHACPRSYSYAYDDKTSTFTCASADYLIIFCPLPYTRFKSCSKCTPKVVLALCTKRV; via the exons ATGCCAAAACCCTCACAATATCTTTCCTTTTCTGATTTCTCCCTACCTCAGTGCCTCCCTATCTTTCTATTTTTTTCGCGCTGTTTCTTCACTGTATCAacttttcctttctttattcCTCTGGACCTCAAAAATCCAATAGAAAacgaaaatgaaaaacaaaaaggtaacatctttgaaacctcaaaatcaatcaaaCACTCACAATTTCCACTAACTTCCCACTACTCATCACCAATGGATCGTCTTCTCATCACCCCcatctttctctttcttcttctcatcACTTTCTCTCTCTTATCAG AGGTGCAGTCAACTACTTTCAAGATAGTCAACAAGTGCCGTCACACAGTATGGCCCGGAGTATTAACCGGAGCTGACAGAGCACCCGTTAACCCAACCGGGTTTACTCTCAAGAGTGGCAAATCTAAGACTCTCAAAATGCCCAGGTCTTGGTCGGGTCGGGTTTGGGGTCGGACCCTCTGCTCGAACGACCCCTCAAACGGTGGTAAATTTACTTGCGTCACTGGAGATTGCGGCTCCGGGAAGGTGGAGTGCGCCGGAGGCGGCGCTATACCGCCGGCGACTTTAGCTGAGTTTACACTTAACGGTGACCAGGGTTTGGATTTTTATGACGTCAGTCTTGTGGATGGGTACAACCTTCCTATGCTTATAGTTGCTAAAGGAGGTACAAGAGGGGGATGCAGTGCTACGGGATGTTTAGTGGACTTGAACGGCGCGTGTCCTAGAGATTTGAGGGTTGCGAGTGGGAAAGGGAGTCACAGTGAGAGCGTTGGTTGTAAGAGCGCGTGTTTGGCGTTTAATGATCCAATATACTGTTGTAGCGAAGCGCACAATACGCCTGACACGTGTCAGCCTTCGATCTACTCGCTTTTCTTCAAACACGCGTGCCCACGCTCTTACAGTTATGCTTATGACGACAAGACTAGTACCTTCACTTGTGCCTCTGCTGATTACTTGATCATCTTCTGCCCTCTCCCTTATACCAG GTTTAAGTCGTGCAGCAAATGTACGCCCAAGGTGGTCCTTGCACTTTGCACAAAAAGAGTTTAG